The Candidatus Polarisedimenticolia bacterium nucleotide sequence GGAAGTGGCGGATGTTCTGGCCAATGGGCCCCTCAAGGCCGAAGCCATCGCTAAGAAGGTGGGGGCGCATCCCGTTTTCCTGAAGCGCGTGCTCCGGGCCCTGGCCAGCGTCGGGGTCTTCTCGGAGACTCCCGACGGACGCTACCGACTCAATCCGCTGGCCCAGACGCTGTGCAAGGACCATCCGGGCTCCATGCGCGATTTCGTCCTGATGATCGCCGATGACTACCACTGGAAGGTCTGGGGAGAGCTGGAATACGCGCTGGAGACGGGCGGCAATGCGTTCGAGAAGGTGCACGGCGTGCCGAGCTTCGCCTATCTCCAGGCGCGTCCCGAGAAAGAGCGCACTTTCATGGCGGCGATGGCTGGCATCTCCGGGACGGAGAACCCGGCGGTGGCGGCGGCCTACCCGTTCGGCCGGCTCAAGCTCCTGGTCGACATCGGCGGAGCGCATGGCCACATGCTGGCCACGATCCTGCGCCGCCACAAGAAGCTGAAGGGGATCCTCTACGATCAGCCGCAGGTGGTCGCGGGGGCCGCCCGGAGCGGCTTCGTGACCGCCCCCGACGTGCGCGATCGCTGCGAAGTGATGGGCGGCAGCTTCTTCGAGACGGTGCCTGAGGGGGCCGACGGCTACATCATGAAGTACATCATCCATGACTGGGACGACGAGAAGAGCCTGCGCATCCTGGGGAACTGCCGCGACGCGATGGCGGCCGGAGGCCGGGTCCTGGTGGTGGACAACGTGATTGCCCCCGCCAACTACTGGGGAAAGATCCTCGATATTAATATGATGCTCGGCCCCGGGGGGCAGGAGCGCACGCGCGGGGAGTTCGAGAGCCTCTTCCGGCGCGCCGGGCTCCAGCTCACCCGCGTCATCCCGACCTCCTGCGATCTCAGCATCGTGGAGGGGGTGGCGGCCTAGGTCGTCGTCGTTCCATCCCGCTTCGCCGGGTTGCGTCTCGCTTGCCTACGGCAGGGGTGCGCGGCGCTTCGTCGTGGAGCGGCCATAGGCCGCGGCGCCTTGCGATCCGGGCAGCTCGACGGCCTCTGTAATCCTCATACGCAACGATGAGCATTGTTCCGGCGCCGGGCGTCGGTCGCCCGGGGCAGAAAGCGGGAGAACCCATGAGCGAGCCGCGCATTGTCAATGTCGGAGATCTTCCCTGGACGGAATGGTCCGCGGGACCGGGAATGAACGTCGAGATCCGCGATCCGGCGCGCAAGCTGGAATCACACCTGTGTGGGCTGCGCCTCTATCGCCTCGCGCCCGGCAAGCAGGCGACCCGGCTGCACCGCCATCTCCTCCAGGAGGAGATGTTCCTGATCCTCAAGGGGAGCGGGACGTTGCGGCACGGAGATCGCGAAGTGCCCGTCCGCCAGGGGGACTTCATCCTCTATCCCGCGGGCGATCCGACCCCCCACACCTTCACCAACCCGGGGACCGAGCCGCTCGAGTATCTGGCCACGGGCAATCGCGTCTCCTACGAGGTTTGCGAGTACCCGGAGGACGGGACCGTTTTCGTGGAGGCGATCGGCAAGAGCTTCCGGTCGAAGGACGCCGTCGACGTGGCGAAGAAGATGGAAGAGTATTTCAAGGCGGGCAGGTAGCGTGGGAGCGCCTGCCCCGGCGCGCGACGCGGCATGACCAAGACGCGGCTCGAAGCCTTCAGCGACGGCGTCGTCGCCATCCTGATCACCATCATGGTCCTGGAGCTCAAGGTGCCGCACGGCACCGACGTTGAGTCGCTGCGGCCGGTCGTGCGGACCTTTCTGGCTTACGTGCTGAGCTTCATCTTCCTGGGCATCTACTGGAACAACCATCATCACATGCTGCACACGGCGGAGCGCATCAACGGGAAGATCCTGTGGGCGAACCTCCACCTGCTGTTCTGGCTGTCGCTGATTCCCTTCGCCACCGGATGGCTGGGAGAGAACCGCGTCGCTTCTTTTCCCGCGGCGCTGTATGGCGTCATCCTGCTGTTCGCCGCCGTGGCCTATACGATCCTGCAGGGAGCCATCGTCCGTGAGCATGGGCCGGAATCGAGCCTCCGGCAGGCGGTCGGGGGCGACGCCAAGGGAAAGGTCTCCATCGTCTTGTACGTGGCGGCGATCCCCCTGGCCTTCCTGAATCCCTGGATCTCGATCGCGATCTACGTCACGGTGGCGATGATCTGGCTCGTCCCCGATCGCCGGATCGAATCGCACGCGCATCACTGAAGACAGCCTCCCACGGGAAGAGCATCCGTTCCAGACGACCGAGGCGTTCCCAACCGGAGAAGGAGAGAATGGTGGCCGAGCTGAAGACGAAGCAGAACGACGCGAGCGTCAAGGAGTTTCTCGGGAGAGCCAGGCGGAGCTGATGCACAAGCTGGGCACCTGGGACCATCCGACGGGGCGTTGCAGTGGGTATTAGTTGCGGGAGAAGGGGATTTCTCCGGCGGGGGCATCGGAGCCCAGCACCTCGCGGATGGTCGCCTCGATCTTCTCGATGTTCACCGGCTTGAGCAGGCAGGGGTTGTCGGTCACCGTGGAGAACTGCTGGCTGGTCAGCGAGTTCATATCCCCGGTGATGAAGATGAAGCGGCGCTTCATGTCGGGCTTGATCTCCACCACCTTCTCGTAGAGCTGGATCCCCGACATGCGCGGCATCTTGATGTCGGTGATGACCAGGTCGTAGTTTCTCGACTCGATCTTCCGCAGTGCTTCCACGCCGGTCGACGCCGTGTCGATGGAGTGTCCCAGGGCCTGCAGCAGCTGCAGGTAGAGCTCCACGATCATCTCCTCGTCGTCCACCACCAGAATCTCGCGGCCGCCGGGCACCTGCGGGCTGGCGGGGTGCGGCCTCTCCGAGGCCTTCGGCTCCGCGACGTAAGGGTCGAAGACGACGAGGAAGGTCGTGCCCGCGCCCACCTGGGTTTCCACCAGGATCTCCCCGCCATGGTCGCGCACGATGCCGAAGGAGACGCTCAGGCCCAGCCCGGTGCCGCGTCCCTGCTTTTTGGTAGAGAAGAAAGGATCGAAGATGCGCGGCAGCACCTCGGCCGGTATCCCCGGTCCGTTGTCGCTCACCGCCAAGGCGACGCGGCCGTCCCGCCGCAGCTGCGTGCGCAGCGTCAGCCTGCCCCGTCCCCGCTCGGTGCCCATCGCCTGCTGCGCGTTGTTGATCAGGTTGGTCAGCACCTGCTGCACCTGGTGGAAATCGGCCAGGACGTAAGGCAAATCCGGCGTGATCTCCTTGACGATCTCGATGTTGTCGGCGCGCAGCGAAGGCTCCAGCAGGTCGAGCGTCTTTTCCAGAATGCCGTTGAGCCCCACCGGCTTGCGCTCCGGTGAGCCCGGTCGGGCGAAGCTGAGGAGGTTCTGGACGATCTTCTGGCAGCGCCCGGCGCAATCGACGATCCGCTCGATGTCGCGCTGGAAGCGGCCGTTCTCGTCCTTCTGGGCCAGCAGCTGTGAGAAGCCCAGGACGCCGGAGAGCGGGTTGTTCAGCTCGTGAGCCACTCCCGCCACGATCTCGCCGATGCTGGAGAGCTTTTCCTTCTGCTGCAGCAGCGCGGTGGCCTGATTCTGCTCGGTCACGTCGCGGCCGATCAGGATGAGGGACCCGGGAGGCTCTGCCAGGGGCGCCACGGTCACGCTGAGATCCCGGAAGCCGCTGCGCGTGATCAGCCGGCCCGGGGCGTGAATCGGCCCCTTCGATTCGACCGCGCGGCGGTGCAGCGATTCGAGAGCAGGCAGGCCCTGCAGAATCCGGCTCACCGGCTCGTGCAGGATTTCGGAGCGCGCCATCCCCGAGAGGCGCTCGACGATGCGATTGCCTTCCCGCACGACCCCATCGGATCCCACCAGGAAAATCAGGTCGGGCGAATGGTCGAACAGCACCCGGATCCGGTCGGAGGTCTGCTCCAGCTCGCGGGCGTGCTCCCCCAGCTTCTGGTAGAGCATCGAGTTCTTGATGGCGCTCGCCGCGGCGTGCGCCACGACGCGGCAGAACTTCATCTCGTCCTGCGTGAAGCTGCGCTTGCGCGAGGCGCGCAGGAACAGGGTGCC carries:
- a CDS encoding methyltransferase: EVADVLANGPLKAEAIAKKVGAHPVFLKRVLRALASVGVFSETPDGRYRLNPLAQTLCKDHPGSMRDFVLMIADDYHWKVWGELEYALETGGNAFEKVHGVPSFAYLQARPEKERTFMAAMAGISGTENPAVAAAYPFGRLKLLVDIGGAHGHMLATILRRHKKLKGILYDQPQVVAGAARSGFVTAPDVRDRCEVMGGSFFETVPEGADGYIMKYIIHDWDDEKSLRILGNCRDAMAAGGRVLVVDNVIAPANYWGKILDINMMLGPGGQERTRGEFESLFRRAGLQLTRVIPTSCDLSIVEGVAA
- a CDS encoding TMEM175 family protein, whose product is MTKTRLEAFSDGVVAILITIMVLELKVPHGTDVESLRPVVRTFLAYVLSFIFLGIYWNNHHHMLHTAERINGKILWANLHLLFWLSLIPFATGWLGENRVASFPAALYGVILLFAAVAYTILQGAIVREHGPESSLRQAVGGDAKGKVSIVLYVAAIPLAFLNPWISIAIYVTVAMIWLVPDRRIESHAHH
- a CDS encoding cupin domain-containing protein; translated protein: MSEPRIVNVGDLPWTEWSAGPGMNVEIRDPARKLESHLCGLRLYRLAPGKQATRLHRHLLQEEMFLILKGSGTLRHGDREVPVRQGDFILYPAGDPTPHTFTNPGTEPLEYLATGNRVSYEVCEYPEDGTVFVEAIGKSFRSKDAVDVAKKMEEYFKAGR
- a CDS encoding ATP-binding protein yields the protein MAILSEILGFSTEKLSRLDVPPKRLVLMLRWTLFSTLIGFAFARQIELVDTLYVNLALGIFLACNVAVTLLPESALRASPFEFSLGLLDTAIVSYLVFQADVTGILCLFFFIMLVGIAASTRMMQVVLGSVALSLIYLVLCSFRADGPEILSAGHLMVLPLFFATAVYFGFQVLQIRRRRDEVQGIYRERQELKYVLGILESITSSLDFHTVMFQIAGRIAEVVDAIRCSILLVEGEEFERAFVVAANDDQKIKMLPVDLAKYPEVVAAIRQKKPIIIEDVEKSDLLRPVVVDLLKLNFHSLMVLPILYQETVLGTLFLRASRKRSFTQDEMKFCRVVAHAAASAIKNSMLYQKLGEHARELEQTSDRIRVLFDHSPDLIFLVGSDGVVREGNRIVERLSGMARSEILHEPVSRILQGLPALESLHRRAVESKGPIHAPGRLITRSGFRDLSVTVAPLAEPPGSLILIGRDVTEQNQATALLQQKEKLSSIGEIVAGVAHELNNPLSGVLGFSQLLAQKDENGRFQRDIERIVDCAGRCQKIVQNLLSFARPGSPERKPVGLNGILEKTLDLLEPSLRADNIEIVKEITPDLPYVLADFHQVQQVLTNLINNAQQAMGTERGRGRLTLRTQLRRDGRVALAVSDNGPGIPAEVLPRIFDPFFSTKKQGRGTGLGLSVSFGIVRDHGGEILVETQVGAGTTFLVVFDPYVAEPKASERPHPASPQVPGGREILVVDDEEMIVELYLQLLQALGHSIDTASTGVEALRKIESRNYDLVITDIKMPRMSGIQLYEKVVEIKPDMKRRFIFITGDMNSLTSQQFSTVTDNPCLLKPVNIEKIEATIREVLGSDAPAGEIPFSRN